In Zhaonella formicivorans, one DNA window encodes the following:
- the ssnA gene encoding putative aminohydrolase SsnA, which yields MLLVGNGILITRDPAQPFFQDGCVAIQDNLVLEVGSTAELKTKYPQARFIDAKGRVIMPGLINTHMHFYSTFARGMALKDAPPTNFKEILERLWWRLDKVLTLEDVYYSALVPMLDCIKNGTTTVFDHHASPGAVRGSLFAIADAAKKVGLRTCLCYEVSDRDGEEIADQGIAENAEFIKHCASAQDDMLKGMFGLHASLTLSDRTLEKCREANEGTGVGFHIHTAEGVEDVEDSLAKSGKRVVERLADFGILGPKTITAHCVHVSEKEIELLKESKSNVVHNPESNMGNAVGCAPVLNMMAKNVRVGLGTDGYTSDMFESYKVANILHKFNAKHPSVAWVEAPTMLFENNVAIAAEYFPRTVGRIVPGAYADVIIVDYNPPTAMGPDNLNGHILFGMSGRSVDTTIINGKVVMEERQLVGINEAEIIAKSRELAQKVWERF from the coding sequence ATGTTATTAGTTGGAAACGGAATCTTAATTACCCGGGATCCGGCCCAGCCTTTTTTCCAAGACGGCTGCGTGGCAATCCAAGATAATTTGGTGCTGGAGGTAGGCAGCACTGCTGAATTAAAAACAAAATATCCGCAAGCAAGGTTTATTGACGCCAAAGGCAGAGTGATCATGCCTGGTTTGATCAATACCCACATGCATTTCTACAGCACTTTCGCCCGCGGTATGGCTTTAAAGGATGCCCCGCCGACAAACTTTAAAGAAATTCTGGAGCGGCTATGGTGGCGACTGGATAAAGTGCTCACACTGGAAGATGTTTATTACAGTGCTTTAGTGCCAATGCTGGATTGTATCAAAAACGGCACCACCACTGTTTTTGACCATCATGCCAGTCCGGGAGCAGTCAGAGGTAGTCTCTTTGCTATAGCCGATGCAGCTAAAAAAGTGGGATTGCGCACCTGCTTATGCTATGAAGTTTCCGACCGGGATGGGGAAGAGATAGCTGACCAGGGTATTGCCGAAAACGCAGAGTTCATTAAACATTGTGCCAGCGCTCAAGATGATATGCTCAAGGGAATGTTTGGGCTACACGCTTCTTTAACCCTTTCGGACCGTACCCTGGAAAAATGCCGGGAAGCCAATGAAGGCACAGGAGTAGGTTTTCATATTCATACCGCTGAAGGGGTGGAGGATGTGGAAGACAGCCTCGCTAAATCAGGTAAGCGGGTAGTAGAAAGGTTGGCTGATTTTGGGATTTTAGGTCCTAAAACCATAACCGCTCACTGTGTACATGTTTCCGAAAAGGAAATTGAATTGTTAAAAGAAAGCAAATCCAATGTGGTTCACAATCCTGAATCCAATATGGGGAATGCGGTGGGCTGTGCCCCTGTCTTGAATATGATGGCTAAAAATGTCCGGGTTGGATTAGGTACCGACGGTTATACTTCGGATATGTTTGAGTCATATAAAGTGGCAAATATTCTGCATAAATTTAACGCTAAACACCCAAGTGTAGCGTGGGTAGAGGCGCCAACCATGCTGTTTGAAAATAATGTTGCTATAGCCGCTGAGTATTTCCCGCGGACGGTAGGGAGAATTGTTCCTGGCGCTTATGCGGATGTGATCATTGTAGATTATAATCCGCCTACTGCTATGGGACCAGATAATCTAAATGGGCATATTCTCTTTGGCATGAGTGGACGCTCTGTAGATACCACAATAATCAATGGAAAAGTGGTTATGGAAGAGAGACAGCTGGTAGGCATTAATGAAGCAGAAATCATTGCCAAAAGCAGGGAACTGGCCCAAAAAGTTTGGGAAAGATTTTAA
- a CDS encoding GntR family transcriptional regulator, protein MLAKMSEVRLLGVFQARQPLYIEIATEIKRRIVEGVYPAGTQLASEPELASEFGVSRGTLREALGILEKEGMICRKHGIGSFVETPSKVVAGIEKLEPLVSTIRRAGFAAADKVLKIYEAPCKGSVAEKLNIEEKSICYIIESLRLADGIPVIYCYDVLPSWLINDPATLQLRKECECMVEFLRQYAQTKPFNYVSTVTAVIAKSPVDELLQVNKRTPLIMMEGVMYDENGRPLNYGRQYFRSDKYQFTLVRQ, encoded by the coding sequence ATGTTGGCAAAAATGAGCGAGGTGAGGTTATTGGGAGTCTTTCAAGCCAGGCAGCCGCTCTACATTGAGATAGCTACCGAGATTAAGCGCAGAATAGTTGAAGGGGTTTATCCTGCAGGTACTCAGCTCGCTTCTGAGCCGGAGCTGGCCAGTGAATTTGGGGTGAGTCGCGGTACTCTCAGAGAAGCTCTGGGTATCTTAGAAAAGGAAGGTATGATTTGCCGCAAACATGGTATTGGTTCTTTTGTCGAAACACCCTCTAAAGTGGTGGCAGGAATTGAAAAGCTGGAACCTTTGGTTTCCACAATACGCAGGGCGGGCTTTGCAGCGGCAGACAAAGTGCTTAAAATCTATGAAGCTCCGTGTAAAGGATCTGTTGCTGAAAAGTTAAATATTGAAGAAAAAAGCATTTGCTATATAATTGAAAGTTTGCGTTTAGCTGATGGAATACCGGTGATTTATTGTTATGATGTGTTGCCGTCCTGGCTGATCAATGACCCCGCCACCTTGCAGTTGAGAAAAGAATGCGAGTGTATGGTGGAATTCTTGCGGCAATATGCTCAGACTAAACCCTTTAATTATGTTTCCACAGTGACTGCTGTAATTGCAAAAAGTCCAGTGGATGAATTATTACAAGTGAATAAAAGAACGCCTCTGATTATGATGGAGGGTGTGATGTACGACGAAAACGGGCGGCCCTTAAATTACGGACGACAGTACTTCCGCAGCGATAAATATCAGTTTACACTGGTCAGACAATAA